One Mus musculus strain C57BL/6J chromosome 2, GRCm38.p6 C57BL/6J genomic window, AGGTGTGTGGTGGGGTTGGGGGCTGGACATGGCCCCCTGTCCCCAGCCTGAATCCTGCCCAGCTGGCAGCCCCCTTGGCCTGATATGTCTGTCCCTTTTGCTCATCCCTGCTTCAGGTGCCTCCTCCCAGTAGCCCTCCAGCCAAAACCCCTCCCTTTTCCAGACAGGGCAAGCCATTTGTGTCCTTCAAGGGCCACAGGGTGGGAGGTGGACCTGAGGTCCTCCACAGGCAGGTGACTGGCCCCTGGTCTTGTGGCCTTGTTTCTGCAGCTGGAACCTACTGTGAATGCAGCCTTGGCCTCAGCCGTGAGGCCCTTATTGCCCTCATTGTGGTGCTGGCTGGTGTCAGTGCCAGCTGCTTCTGTGCCCTCGTTGTTGTGGCGATTGGTGTCTTTCGGGCCAAGGGGTGCGTGAGCTTGGGATTGGGCATAGTGGGAGTGAGGCCGTACTACTGACCCTGGGCTGTTAGTCATGCTTTGAGGGGCCTCTTCCTGGGGTGGTATGACACGAGAGGCTGGCGTGTGCTGGGTGTGAGGGTTGTAGGAAGATGTTCCAGGGACTTTCGGCATGTGAAATGAGCATTTCTCCAGAGTTCATACCTGCCTTTGTCCCCCTCAGTGACACGTGCCCTGGACACTCGGAAAACAGGTAAGTGTGTCAGAGGAAGTCTTAAGGGTGAGCTGTGTCCTCTCTCTGCCCCCTTCTGGAAGTGCAGCTCACAGTTGGATTGAGAGCAATGTCCTCAAGGGCTGGCTTCCCCTGGGTGGCCAAGGTCTTGTTGGATCATGCTGATGTAGCTCATCATGCAGGTTGGTGGGGCCCTACGGAGTCCAGGAAGATCGCATAGACCTGCACACGGTACATGTGGAGTCCCACCTCATGGACCCTGATCTGGACGTATCCATGATGCCGTCCTTGGATGGCCCAGGCCTCATGACCATGACTGCTCCTCTAGAGCCacctccaccccctcctcctcctcccccacttccaCAGTAGTGGAGAGCAACTAGGGTGGAGAATTAAACAGTATTTAGTGATTATGTGCTGTCCTTCTTGCATGTCCCTCAAGAGGTAGTGTTTGTGCATGAGTCATGGTGGGTGTCCCCATCCTGGGTGACTGAGCCACACCCTTGGGGTTTCTAGCTCTTAGCCCAGGTGGCCAGTTCAGCTCTTTCCTGCACTTTCCTACTGTTGGCCTTACAAAGATGACTGACCCTGGGCCCTTCCATCTTCCCAGATTCCCCAAGACAGGACCTGTAAACTGGCAAAGCAAAAAGGGAGCTGCACTGACCAGACTGAGGCCAGTGCCCTTTCCACTGGCTCTGTCCTCAAGGGTTGCCAGGGCTTGAAGCAACGTCTTTCCTACACTCCCTCCCTCTTTTGCCTTAGATGCGTTTTCCTCCTACACTTCCAGGTCTTTCCCTCTGTGGTTAGGCTCCATCACCTGTTATATTTTCACCAAACTTCCAGAGACTGGGATCCTTTTAGGATCTGTGGGGTCCTTTTGCTGAGTAGGAATGGGATTGTGTCTGGGGTATGGAGCAAGGCACTGCTGGCTGCATTGTATGCAGAACTGGTGGCTTTGATCGTGTTCTTTAGGTCTCAGTGGGGAGGCCAATGGTCACATCAGCTCTATTCTGGGCTCAAGGCCAAGCCAAGACTGGAGCTCTGGACAGGTGGTTGGCAGTGCTGGGCATTGGCTCTCTGCCTAGCCCCCGCCCAAGTTGAGGAACCAGCAGAGGGACAGAAACTGTTGTGttagggcaggagagttaatactTGTGCAGGTGAGGCTGAGACGGCTTTGGGGCACCTTGACTCCAAAGCCCGAAGCCGCACATGCGGGGTTCTTTTTTCTCGCGGCTTCCGCCGCAactctctctgctgctgctgctgtcgtTGAGGCGAGTCTGGACCCAGGAGGATATTGGAACTGCCCCTTCTAAATCCCCGGTGGCCCCCGAATGCCCCGAGGCATGTTCATGTTCACTAGGCGGCAAGGCCAATTGCTCCGCACTCGCGCTGCCTGCGGTACCAGCGGACCTGAGCTGGCAAGTACGCTCACTGCTGCTGGATCACAATCGCGTGAGCGCGCTGCCTCCGGGTGCCTTCGCCAATGCAGGCGCGCTGCTATACCTAGATCTGAGGGAGAACCGGCTTCGGTCGGTGCACGCACGAGCTTTCTGGGGTCTGGGAGTGTTGCAATGGCTGGACCTGAGCTCCAACCAGCTGGAAACTCTGCCTCCTGGCACCTTCGCGCCGCTGCGCGCGCTTAGTTTCCTCTCCCTAGCGGGTAACCGGCTGGCACTCCTGGAGCCTTCGATCCTGGGCCCGCTTCCATTACTGCGAGTGCTCAGCCTGCAGGACAATTCACTATCGGCAATCGAGGCGGGTTTGCTGAATAACTTGCCTGCCCTCGATGTGTTGCGCTTGCATGGCAACCCCTGGACGTGCAACTGTGCGCTGCGTCCCCTTTGCACTTGGCTGCGTAAGCACCCGCGTCCAGCCTCAGGTGAGCCATCTGGGGCGCAGGACGGATAATGTTTGGTGCAATTGCTGCCATCTGACGCCGCTCCTGTGTCCCGCAGAAACTGAGACCCTGCTCTGCGTGTCTCCAAGACTCCAGACGCTCAGCCTACTGACAGCTTTTCCGGATGCCGCCTTCAAACAGTGCACTCAGTCACTAGCAGCGCGAGACCTGGCGGTGGTCTACGCTCTCGGGCCGGTCTCTTTCCTTGCTAGTTTGGCCATCTGCCTGGCATTGGGCTCCGTGCTCACTGCTTGTGGTGCacggcgccgccgccgccgccgcaccACGGTGCGCCACTTACTAAGGAGACAGCTAGACCCCGAGGGCCCACCCTCCCTGGAGGATGCTGGGAGCCCTGTAACAGCAGCTATCCAAGCCTAAGGGGACTGCAGGTTGTTTCTAGTGCTCCTGAAGTGCCTCCGTACTTTGAGAACTCTCCCCAAATCCCTGATCCTCCCTTCACATTCCCTGTAGGCGTCAACAATAGACAAAACCCGGAAATTTTCTGACATTCCTTTAGGCATCACCACTGAATACCGGGATTAGGGGTGGTTATGCGCGCCCGGTGTCCCTGGGGCAGAGGGGCAGCGCGCTGCTGCGCCCCAGTGGCTCGGGGAAGGCACGCGCTTGGACACTGGGAGAGCTAGTCATGTACAAGGTTGGGTGAGTGACACCGGACTGGGAGGCGGATGGCACTCCCTGGTGCCCAAGGTGCGGGGCTCCTCTCAAGCCAGCGTCTGAGGAAGCCTATTGTGGCTGCAGACAGAAGAGAAGGCTCAGCCCTCTTGGAGTCTGGAGCCCTAGACATCTGGGAGCCAGAGAGCACCCCTGGGAAGCGCTGCCACTAGGGCAGTGAAGGCTAGCCCTGGGAAAGGTCGGAGCCAGCCCAGTGAATGGGGTGGGAAGGGTCGTGGGAGGATTGTGcagcaggagagaaagagagatagaggtgGAAGTCAGGTTGCAGAGAGCAGGCGCTGGAGGAGGGGTGGAGGGTGACCTAGCAAGCTGGGGCCATGGGCCCCCACTGTAGCTTGGGGTAGTGGCTGGAGGAAGGATGGGGCTGCCATTTCTGCTCCAGGCTCCTCCGACCGGGGCCACTTAGGCCCCTCACCCCACTGCTCAGAGACCTCAGGGCCCTGCCTCTGCCGGAGCGCCCTGTGGCCCTGCCCAGCCGGCTCAGCTCTGGCCCATCCTCAGCCGCTCTGGTCCGCACCTTGGTCCTGCAGGGGCTGCCCGCCAGGCAGCAGAGCAGGAGGACGGGAGGCCCAGGGTGGGCAGTCTCTGGGGCGGGTGGGCTTCCCTCAGGCCTTCCCGAGCAGCAGGACTCATCAGTGTCCTTGGCCGGGCTAACTGGGCAGGTGGGCGCCTCCGGGGGCCTCACACCACGGTGCTGACCGAGGGATCTGAGAGGTTGAGCGGGCCCGTGATATCAGTGGGATGGTACTGCTGTAAAATAGAAATACACAGACAAGGCGGCCCGTTAGCTCCGACGTCGGGGGCACGCGCGGGGCCGGGACAGGGTGGACCGGCCAGCCGGCCGACCGGCGGGCAGGCGGGCACGGCCTGGGGGAGGCTGGGGGTGCTCCTCCCCCGACCCCGTCGTGCTCCGGGGCTCTGCGTGGGCCAGGCCGCTGTCCCGTGCGTCTGTCtgcgggggaggggcagaggagggCGGGCGGGGCGTCTCAGCTCTCCCTATGACGGGAACACAGCTGCAGCTGGCCCTCCTCCCTCTCAATAGCGCGTCGCGGCAGCACTGTGTCTTTTTGGTTTTGCAAAGCGCCGCGTCCACCCCCGGTGCTCTATAAATAAGAACCAACAATCAATACCTGCTGGCCCCGCCGGCCACCAGGGATCCCAGCCCTGAGCGCCCAGTGCTGCCCTGGCCCGGACCGGCCACAGGACAGGGGCAAAGGATCTCAGCAGCTGGaccgaccccaccccacccaaaggAGCCCCCACCCAGGCCTCCCTCTGAACAGCACCCAGCCCCAGAGACAGGGTGGAAGCTgggcttccctcccccacccagccccCAGAGGTCAACCCTGCAGGGTGGGGCCAGCTCCAGATGGCCCAGAAGAACGGGTCCCTGGTGCCCAGGGAGGCTCAGGTAAAGATTGAACTGAGAGCAAGGCCCCAGAAAGGAACCACGTAGATCTCTGAGTTGTACCTGGCCAGCTCCAGATGGAGCCCCAAGACTTAGTGACATCCACTGAAAATGGCCTGCCACCTGCAGGACTTTTGTGCCTTCCCCACTATGGCCATCTGGCCCCAAAAGTACAGATCTTCTTCTTCCCTGTCAGATTTCCCCTTCCccacacaaattccagcccacaGCTCCCTTGGCCCTGCTCTTCCACCCCTGCGCCCCCTAGTGGGGGTTCTGATTCAGACCTTGTAACATAGACCTTGCCCACTTTCCCTGGTCTGGGTGACCCTGAAGATAGTGTTTGTACCACCAGCTCCTGGAGCCTCAAGTTGGTGCAAACCACAGATTCTTACTCTTCATCCCCTTTTTCTGAACCAAGGCCTTTGGAGAGCTGAGCAGCCAGGCCTTGTGGGTCTCTCTGGAGCACCCTAGTACATTTTGCTTTGTGCCAAATCCTGTCAGTATGCCTTTCTTCCTGGGCATAGGAGCATAACTATAGATCCAGATTCCTTGTGGGACacaagccccttgtgggtgacaCTCCCCACTGGTTAGAGGGCTTCCTGTGGGCCTGTTAAAGGGTAACGTCATAGGATCAGGGTGACTCTAGCAAAAAGCGAGCCTGCTGGAGGACTTTCTTGTGAGCATGTACTGCTGGTGCGGTGATGTGACGCTGCCCAAGACAGGGAACCGTTTTCTGGCTCAGAAGGCAGAAGGTCTGACTCTGACAGTGGCCCGTGGCAGTGCTTGGGGGTTTGAGCGGGAACACAGTTCTTAGCCTCCCCTTCCCGGACCTCCTTCTGAGAACCTGTTTTGCCTTAGGTGCTCAGGCCCCAGGCCTTTCAAGAACACCCTATCCATGCTCAGATCACCTGGgtgctgctgccacacctccatcAGGGACCTGTTCACCATGGCAacaccccactccccacctgACAGTCTCCCTGTAACCAAGGGTCAATGCCAATGCTAGGCCCCAGTCGTCCACCCAGATGGACCCAGGCCCGGCCCCCAGCCCCCGGCCCACACAGAGACCACATGGAAGATGCAACACGCATGGCTCTGGTGAGACAGGTGAGACAGGTGTCTGGGGGGCGGGGCCAGTGGCCAGACAGACGGACGGATGGGACATCACAGCTACACCCTGCAGGGCTGTTGCAGGGCAAGAATGAAAGCATCAAGCCCCGTGTGGAGAAACAGGGATGAAACAGACGTGGTGTGGCCTCCTGGCAGGGGCAGCCTGGGACAGGGCTACTCTGGTTCCCAGGGTCCGGGTAGCCCAGAGAGGCAGTGAGGCTGACTGACTGACCAACAACATGACACAGCTTCCAGATGGCGTGTGGGTCATGGCATGGGGAGAGAGGTGGGCAGACTAACGTGGAGACACATGGGGAAGCTGAGGGCAAGTGAGGGCTTGAGGAGAGGTCTGGAGCGTTCTAAAGGACAGCACCCTTTAATGGGTGGAGGGTGGGTGAAGGACTGACTTGGCACAGATGGCCAGGGTTGAagatgggggcaggggtgggatggtaagggagagggagacagacatggGGCAAGGGGGGAGTCAGAGACGCGGGACTGGGGTGCTTCCCCTTACCGTGTCTTTGGAGGACCTACGTCTCTTGAAGCTGGAGGCCAGGGTGGAGGTGATAGCCCTAAATGTGGCTTTCTTTTTAGGGTCGGGCTCTGCTCTACCACTCTTTCTATCCTAAAATGAATATGTATAAGCGATTAGACAACTAAGGGTGGCGGCCACACCTGCCCTTGCCTGCTCCTTGGGGCCGCTGCCAGGCCTGGCAGGTCACTCAGGCCCTGACTCCTGCCTGCCTCACTGTGCTGAAAAGACGGACCAACAGCCAGACTTTCAAGAGTGGCCTCTTCTGCCCGGGGTTGGGCCTGTCCTTGCTTGTGCTGGGTCTGGGCTTGGGGGGTCCTGACGGCACTCTTCCTGGGATGTCCGCCTGGCTCCCTGGCTCCTGGGTGGCCCTGGCTTAGAGGCATCCTGAGGAGGAGGAGCCTCTGAGGACAGGAAGAGCTTCCCCTCAGGCCACACCAGCCTTTCTGTTCAGAGGCTGCTGACCCCAAAGGGCACACACCAGGAAAGGGCCAAGGACCCGAGGAAATGTCCTGTTGGAGTTGGAGTGATAGACAGAGGCAGATCCGGGGACGCTGGCCTGGAGTCTGATGGCCAGCATGGCCCTGGACAGTTGTGGCCAGGTCCCCAGGGGACCTGTAGGGCCAAAAGCAAGAATGGGTGGATGAGAGGTATGGGGGCTCCAATAGCCCCGTCCGCCCATAGCCCTCATTGCAATGTTAATGCCAGCTCAGGACACAGCTCCAGGAAGACacccagagaaagagaagagacaagtGAATCGGATCCTGACCATTGGCCACTAGTCTTCAGGCCTGTGTGAGCCTCACTGCCCACCCTGTCCCTTTCCCTGGTGGGCTCTGACATGCAGCCTCATCCCCACTAACCACAAATCCACACGGATGTGGCCTGAGGCAGATCAGCTGCATTTAGATTTGGAATCACAAAGCAAGACACAGCATGAAAAGGGGTCCCCAGATGGTGTCAGAGGTGCTTGGATGATAGAAGGATAATGCATCTCAGGTTCACACAGGAGGGCCCTTGTCTTaccctgcctgcttgccttcctATGGATTGGGTGCCAGTAGCTGACCTTGGAGACAGAGGGGCCGGGCAGAGGCTTGAAGCAGGGTGCATGGCTTCCCTTGGCCCAGCTTGGCAGTGGGTGGCCACCTGCAGGCAGCCCCTGCCTGTGCTGCCCCTGTGCCTTGGGAACACTCACCACTGCCCCTGGCCATGGCTCCTAGCACCAGTCCTGCCCATGAGCCAGAGCCAGTGCCACGGCCTGTAGGGATAGAGTAGGGCCGTGGCCTGGCGGGGCCCTGGACGCCAGGCCTCGGAGGGTGGCCTGTCCTACCTGCAGGTTCTTCCTCCACACGTTCACGGCTGCAAAAGCCAGCTGCATCTGCTTCCTACGGGCATCCTTGTGTCGCTTGTAGGCGATCTCGATGAAAATGAGGAAGATCCCAGCTACGATGCCTCCAGCCACCAGCATGAAGACCCCTGTGTGAAGGGACCCTCAGCAGCCTGCCCAGAGGCTAGAGCCCCAAGAGAATCCATCCCAGGATCACGGCAGCATGGAAGGCGCACCTGCCATGTTCTCAAAAGTGAGGGTGGCAGGGGCATTGCTGCGGGAGTCACATTCTTGATACCGAACCCATGTCTTATCCAGGTCTTCCATGAAGCCATTCTCATGGGACCTATGTAAGGAAGGGGTCAGGAAAGGCAAAGctggatgcagggatggggatAGGAATAGGTGGGGCATTcagggggaaggactgggagtGGGCGGGACTCACAGGGGAGGCAACACTGTGGACCAGGACTTGCAGTCCAAATAAGGCTTTTGGAGTCGGGGAGgtcagtagcctgggctgggctgGTAATAGGGAAGGCTTCCCCATGGGGTTGATGCCTGGTTTGGGTGGAGTGGATCCTTTAAGGCTGTTGTACCACACCATACAGTATCTAGTTAGCAGCTGTCAGCCAGGCCAGGGGTGGAGTAGTTTGGTGTGCTGTGGCTGGAGCATTGGGGACTCTCAACTTTGTGGGAGGCTCTTGGAGCAAagtggagaagggagaggaggtttCCAGCATGGGGCAGACTCACTTGAGTATGGACAGGGACACATTTTGCTTCCAGGGGCTGTCCTTGCGCATGCCGATGCCAAAGCCGGAGCGGAAGAACAGCTCACCCGTGGTCACCAGATCGCACTTCTGTGAAGCCTCAAACTCCAGCACAGCTGAGTCCCAGATGAAGGCATGGAGCTTGCTGCCGGCAGAGTCAGGGTCAAAGGAGCCCCGTGTAGCCTGTTCACCCCACCCTGCTCacactgcagaagacagtcttcaCTTGTGTTTGCTGGGTGAGAGGGCTCCCCTTTTCCTGTCCCTTTACTGTCCCCCCCAGCCAGGGCGGCCCTTGGTCTGCCTGCTCACTTGTCCCGCACAGCCTGGATGGCCTCAGCTGCACTCTCATAATTGTGCTTCTCCATGTGCCGGTACATGGTGCTCAACTCCACCTGCCTCCGGAAGTAGATATCCACAGAGCTCTGTTTTACAGTTGCATAGATGAACTTGTCTGAGGGGTTTCTGAGCTGCAGGGACAGAGACCTCAACTTGTGGCTGCTCCCCAAGCACCACAAGAAACAGACACCTCCCTCTTAACCTCTTGATACCCCACACACAACCTGCAGTCCAGAGGCCTCACCCTGGGGTCATTGATGCCTGTGATGCGCTCCTCAGGCCTATCCAGCACCAGGAAGGCTGCCAGGTTGGCAGTGTAGGAAGCCACGATGATCATGGCAAAACCAGCCCACACCATGCCTAGGATACGAGCAGAGAAACTCCGGGGGGCACCTGTGGGCAGAGACTTGGGTCAGTTCCTGGAAAGCTGGGAATGCAGCCATCCAGGCCCTGGGCTTAacctcaccttccccaatgccaGAGTTGAGCAGGACGCCCCAGGAAAACCACATGGCAGAGGACAGGGTCAgtgcatcctcctcctcctcctcgctgTTCACCTTAAATCGGCCAAAGGGACTGCGGAGGGCAAAGAGAAGGCgggagagagggcaggagaggCAGCTCTGCCCGGCCCTGCTTAGTTCTGCCCCCCTACACATGCAGGGGTCGGGCTCTCTGCACGTGCTCACCTGAAGCGGTCCAGCAGGTACAGCATCACGGCCACCACATGAACTGACAGCCCCACCAGCAGCCACAGTGTGCTCTGAAAGGGCTGCATGAATGAGTCCAGTGTGCTCCGAGGGATCTCCTGCAGGTGACCAATGGTCGGTGTCACCTGGGCCTTCCATGCCCCGTCCCATCCCCACCTGGTCCCTGCCTACCTTCTTGACCAGAATGGTCAGGCCCTGGTACTTGAAGGGCTTGGAGAACTCTATGTACTGCGCACGCTCATTGTTAATGGTCAGTGGAGCCACGATCATGTCTGCTTGACCACTGAGCAGCTCTCCCATCATTCCGTTCCActcctttttgttgctgttgtttaccTGCAACGAGACAGAACCGGTGGGGCTGCAGATGGAATGATTACAACTCCTTGAACAAGAACTCATGGACCATAGTAGGCTTAGCACATGGGGAGTTTGTCTCCTGCTCCACGTCTACCTAACATCTAAAGCCCAGCCCAACCACCAGGACCCCGCTAAAAAGGCTCCACCCAGCCCATAGACTTTGCCCTCTCAGTTCACAGGACTCTCCCATTAGCCCCTTTACTCCATACCCGCTCCTGTGTGCCAAACTTGCCATCTGCCACAAGGTGCACCTCGTAGGTAAAATTCATGGTCCGTGCCAGCTTGATGAGCAGGTCAACGCAGAAGCCATAACAGCACTGGGGCACTGTGTGACGTGCTGTGAGCAGTTAGGGAATATTAACTGTGGGTTCCTGATTTGGAGTCCCTTCGCCCTGCCACACTTTGCCTAGTACTCACGGCTTCCTGGGGATGTGTCATTAGGCCCCGTACAGATCACCTTCTTGACAGGGTCACCATTGACTGTGAACTCCTCTTTGCATGTGCCATCACTCATTGTGGGCTTGACATACACGAAGGGTTCTTGGTGGATTGTCACTATCTGCACGGAAAGATAAGAACTAGCCGGGGCCACCTGGCCTTGGTCATTTCCAGGTGCTGGCTCCTCAGCACACAGTGACCTTCTTCTTCATGTTTTCCAGTGCTGCAGTAAATCCCAAGCCTAAAGCCTCCCTCTGATTTTCAGTCAGTCCACATCCTTCTGACATGGCTAGTATTGCCTGCCTGCTACCCTTGGGGACAGATCCAGGTCTGGGGTTGTGGTGATGCTGAGGCAGGGCACAGACATCTATAGCCACCTGCCCTGACTCATCAAAAAATGCATCCTGCAGTACTGCGACCTCTCCTGTGGCCCCTTTCTCTCAGGCTGCAGCTTAAGCTTATacattcttcttttatttttcagattttttaaaaaaagatttatttatttattatatgtaagtacactgtagctgtcttcaaacactccagaagagggtgccagatctcattacggatggttgtgagccatcatgtggttgccgggaattgaactcaggaccttctgaagagcagtcagtgctctcaaccactgagccatctctccagcccctttatacATTATTCTATCATAGTGCTACTGTGCAGGAAGTGTGCACCAGGCACTGTCTCGGACAAATCAGGGAGCAGAAAGGCTGTGTCCTTTCCAAAGCTaccctggcctccatgggcatgtagccttcagtctttgatcctcatcttttaaaaaactacCTTTTAGGtagttttatatgtatgtatatatgtatacatgtttacatgtatgtatatgtttatatgtatgtatgtgttcctgtgtatTCATGTATATGAGCAAGTACACAGAGGATGGAGGATAATGCCCCATGTCTTTCTCTATCACTTTTATCACTTAtatatttatcttttgtttttatcttatgtgtgtgtgtgtgcctcagtgtatgtatgtgtatcacgtACATGCAGGGgtccacagaaaccagaaggaggcgtcaaatcccctggaactgaagctacACATAGTTgtaactaccatgtgggtgctgggaactgagcccagttttttttttttttttttttttttttggaagagcaacaatttctcttaacctctgagagaATATCTTCTCTATTTtaagtgtatgggtgttttgccagcataCACGTTTGTACTCCAGGTGCATACagaacccacagaggtcagaaagaacattagatcccctggaactatagatacagatggttgtgagctgctgtgtgggtactgggacttgaacccggGTCCTATGGGAGAATAGCCAgggctctaaaccactgagccatctctccagtcccactgttttttattattgttatcattatCACTAATATTatttttgacaagttttcttctaagcCTGGAGCACAGTAACTGTGCTGCATTGGTTAGTCAGCCAGCTTTGTGAccaacctgcctctgcccactccTTCTACCAAGGGCTATGATGGGCACAGTGTGCAGCCATGTCCAgacttttacatgggtgctgggatccacaTTCATGTGACCCACTGGGctagttacttttttattttttgtttttttagatttatttattatatacaagtacactgtagctgtattcagacactccagaagagggcatcagatctcattacagatggttgtgttgtgagccaccatgtggtttctgggatttgaactctagaccttcggaagagcagttgggtgctcttacccactgagccctgtttttttttttttttttttagtcagggTCTTGTATCTTTgccttgtagctctggctggtgtggaacttgttttgtagaccatgctggccttgaactgacagagCTCCACCCCACTCTTCCTACTGAATACAAGGATTAAAGGTATTTCCTACCACCTCagcattgtttgttttttagagagatttttttttttttttttggtttttcgagacagggtttctctttatagctctggctgtcctggagctcactttgtagaccaggctggcctcgaactcagaaatccgcctgcctctgcctcccgagtgctgggattaaaggcgtgtgccaccacgcccggcttgagacctatttattttatgtatgtgaatacactgtggctgtcttcagacacaccagaagagggcatcagatctcattgtagatggttgtgagccaccatgtggttgctgggaattgaactcaggacctctgaagagcagccagtgctcttaaccactgaaccatctctacagctcctgtttgttgttttttgttttgtgtttgtttgtttgttttttccaagacaaggtttctctgtgtagccctggctatcctgaaatttgctctgtagaccaggctgtccttgaactc contains:
- the Lrrc26 gene encoding leucine-rich repeat-containing protein 26 precursor, with the protein product MRGSFFSRLPPQLSLLLLLSLRRVWTQEDIGTAPSKSPVAPECPEACSCSLGGKANCSALALPAVPADLSWQVRSLLLDHNRVSALPPGAFANAGALLYLDLRENRLRSVHARAFWGLGVLQWLDLSSNQLETLPPGTFAPLRALSFLSLAGNRLALLEPSILGPLPLLRVLSLQDNSLSAIEAGLLNNLPALDVLRLHGNPWTCNCALRPLCTWLRKHPRPASETETLLCVSPRLQTLSLLTAFPDAAFKQCTQSLAARDLAVVYALGPVSFLASLAICLALGSVLTACGARRRRRRRTTVRHLLRRQLDPEGPPSLEDAGSPVTAAIQA
- the Tmem210 gene encoding transmembrane protein 210 precursor, with translation MAPCPQPESCPAGSPLGLICLSLLLIPASAGTYCECSLGLSREALIALIVVLAGVSASCFCALVVVAIGVFRAKGDTCPGHSENRLVGPYGVQEDRIDLHTVHVESHLMDPDLDVSMMPSLDGPGLMTMTAPLEPPPPPPPPPPLPQ